DNA sequence from the Alkaliphilus metalliredigens QYMF genome:
AGGGTTGGACGTTGGCTCAACAACGGTGAAATTAGTTGTTTTAGACAAAAATTACAAACTGATCTACAATCGATACGAAAGACATTTTGCTGATATTAAGAGAACAATTCGTCAATTAATTAATGAATCAGATCAGTTTTTAAGAGGTAAGGATGTCATGGTCATGACGACTGGATCTGGAGGATTGGCTGTTTCAAAATGGATTGATATTCCCTTTATACAAGAAGTAGTCGCAAGTACCCACGCCATAGAGATCCTTCACCCTCATGCAGATGTAATCATCGAGCTGGGTGGAGAGGATGCAAAAATAACATATCTTCAGGGACAGCTAGAACAACGGATGAATGGGACCTGCGCCGGTGGGACGGGAGCATTCATAGATCAAATGGCCGCTTTGATGCAAACCGATGCATTAGGGCTTAATGAACTTGCAAAAACCTATGGGGTATTATATCCCATTGCATCTAGATGTGGTGTTTTTGCAAAAACCGATGTACAGCCACTACTAAATGAAGGTGCAGCTACTGAGGATATTGCAGCTTCAGTTCTCCAGGCTGTTGTGAACCAAACCATAGGAGGATTAGCCTGTGGAAGACCCATTAAAGGAAACATTGCTTTTTTAGGAGGTCCCCTCTATTTTCTATCTGAGCTAAGAGTCCGTTTTATTGAGACATTGAAACTTTCACAGGAGCAGGTTATCTTTCCTAAAAATGCACAGTTGTTTGTTGCTATAGGAGCAGCTCTAAATGCAAAAAATGAAAAAGGGTTTTCCTTTGAAAATTTAAAAAGAAGAGTTAATCAAGCTGATGTGCCATTGATTCAAGAGGTTGGGTCCTTAAAGCCTCTCTTTTCAGATGAAGAGGCATATGAGGGTTTTACAAATCGCCATAAAAAGCATGTTGTAAAAAGACAAGAACTAAAGAGCTTTAAAGGCAAGTGTTTTTTGGGGATTGATGCAGGGTCTACCACCACAAAACTAGCCCTAATTGATGAATCTGGTACATTACTGTATTCCCATTATGGAAGTAATGAAGGGAGCCCTTTGCGTTCAACAACCAGTGCTTTGAAAAAACTGTATGCAGAACTGCCAGAGGAAGCTGAAATTGCAAAAACCACGGTCACTGGATACGGAGAAGCATTAATTAAAAGCGCATTGTCTATAGATATTGGAGAAATTGAAACAATAGCCCATTATAAAGCCGCAGATTTTTTTCTGCCTGGGGTGGAGTTTATTTTAGATATTGGCGGTCAGGATATGAAATGTATGCGTGTAAAGAATGGTATGATTGACTCTATTTTACTTAATGAGGCATGTTCTTCTGGATGCGGATCTTTTTTAGAAACCTTTGCCAGCTCCATGAATTTAAAGATTCAAGAGTTTGCAGCCCTAGCAATCAAGTCTCAAAGACCTGTGGATTTAGGCACCAGGTGCACCGTATTTATGAATTCACGTGTCAAGCAGGCACAAAAAGAAGGGGCGACCATTGGGGATATTGCAGCAGGATTATCTTACTCAGTGATTAAGAATGCTCTTTTCAAGGTAATTAAAATTAGAGATACAAAGGAGTTAGGTGAAAAAATCATTCTCCAAGGAGGCACATTCTATAATGACAGTGCCCTAAGGGCATTTGAATTGATTACAGGCTGTGAAGTTGTTAGGCCAGATATTGCGGGCATTATGGGTGCCTTTGGGGCTGCATTAATTGCTCAGGAACGCTATATCCAAGGCAAAAAGAGCACAATTCTTCCTATGGCCCAATTGAAGGATTTTCAGATGACTTCTAGCACAAGGCGATGTGACCTATGTGGTAACAACTGTCTTTTAACCATGAATCAATTTTCTGATGGAAGAAGGTTTATATCCGGAAATCGCTGTGAAAGAGGAGCCGGTTTAGAGCAAAAAAAAGAAACTGTACCAGATTTATATGATTATAAATATAAGCGCGTATTTGGTTATGTACCATTAAAGGATGAGGAAGCACCCCGAGGAACTGTGGGAATCCCCAGGGTACTTAATTTATATGAAAACTATCCTCTCTGGTTTACTTTTTTTACGGCATTAGGATTCCGGGTGATCGTATCTCCCCGTTCGTCAAAGGAAATTTATGAAAAGGGAATTGAAACCATTCCTTCGGAGTCGGTATGCTACCCTGCTAAACTTGTACATGGACATATAATGAGTTTAGTAGAAAAGAAGATTAATTTTATTTTTTATCCCTGCATCACCCATGAACCCAAAGAACAACAAGGGGCAGATAACCACTTTAATTGTCCTATTGTGACCTCTTATCCCGAGGCAATTAAAAACAATATGGAGGTCGTCGAGGAGAATCATATTACCTTTATGAATCCATTTCTTCCCCTACACAATAAAGTGAGACTTCAAGAACGGTTATTTGAAGAGCTTCAGAAAATGGGAGTCAACCGAGATGAAATCAATCAAGCCCTAGAATTAGCATGGAAAGAATCAGATCAAGTCAAGAATGACATCCAAGCAAAGGGAGAAGAGGTGCTACAGTACTTAAAGGATACAGGGAGAAAAGGGATTGTTTTGGCAGGGCGCCCCTATCAAATTGACCCAGAAATACATCACGGCATTTCAGGTCTGATCACCTCTTTTGATATGGCAGTATTGACAGAGGATTCTGTTGCACACCTAGGCCATGTGGAAAGACCGCTACGCATTGTTGATCAGTGGGGATATCACTCCAGATTATATGCAGCAGCAAGCTTTGTTTCTACCAATTCAAATCTTGAGTTAATTCAATTGAACTCCTTTGGCTGTGGACTTGATGCGGTGACAACCGATCAAGTACAGGAAATACTGCAACAATATGGAAAAATTTATACAACATTGAAAATAGATGAAGGTAATAATTTAGGAGCCGCAAGAATTCGGATTCGATCACTAAAGGCGGCAATGGAAGAACGAGAAAGAAATCATTATAAGCCGGTGAAAATTGAAAAGAAAAATGAAAAAGCCATATTTACCAAGGCGATGAAAAAGGAACATACAATACTTGTTCCTCAAATGTCACCGATTCATTTCCAGTTTGTAGAACAAGCATTTAAAGCCTCTGGGTATAAAATGGAAGTATTACCTTCTGTAGATAGTCAGGCGGTAGATGAAGGTCTAAAGTATGTGAATAATGATGCTTGTTACCCCTCTATCATTGTAATAGGACAATTGATTGCGGCGCTCAAATCAGGAAAATATGATGTGAATCGCACATCAGTACTGATTTCTCAAACTGGAGGAGGCTGCCGAGCCACCAACTATGTAGGATTTCTAAGAAAGGCCCTAGAGGATTCTGGTTATCATCATGTACCAGTGATCTCCCTTAATGCCATTGGGATTGAGAAAAACCCAGGGTTTAAGATTACGCCAATTCTACTTCACCGGGGTATGAAAGCCCTTGTTTATGGAGATTTATTGATGCGGGTATTATATGCCATTCGTCCCTATGAAACAATTCCAGGCTCAGCAAATTTACTCTATGATAAATGGGTAGCCATATGTAAGAAATCCGTATATGAAGGAAACTTTAAAGACTTCAAAGAAAATGTGAAGAAAATTGTAGCGGATTTTGATCAATTAGAAATCAAAAACATTGAAAAACCAAGGATCGGGTTGGTAGGAGAAATTCTTGTTAAATTTCATCCCACTGCCAATAATGAAATTGTGAAACTGATTGAGGAGGAAGGGGCAGAGGCTGTGATGCCAGATTTAATCGACTTTTTCCTTTATTCTGCATATAATCAAGACTTTAAGCAGCGGTATTTAGCAGGAAGCAAAAAAGCTAAGTTCATAGCAAGCACAGCGATTAAAGCCATCGAGTATTACCGAAGGGTTATGAAGGTGGCACTAAAGTCTAGCCAACGCTTTGAAGCTCCTAAGTCAATTGAAGAGTTAGCTGAAGATGCATCGAAAATTCTCTCCTTAGGAAATCAAACAGGAGAGGGATGGTTTTTAACCGCAGAAATGATTGAATTGATTGAAACAGGTGTGCCTAATATTGTTTGCATGCAGCCATTTGCCTGCTTACCTAATCATGTGACTGGGAAAGGTATGATTAAGAAGCTGAAAAGTCATTATCCTCATTCTAATATCGTTGCCATTGACTATGATCCTGGGGCCAGTGAGGTCAACCAGCTCAATCGAATTAAATTGATGTTAGCAGTGGCCTTTAAGAACCTACAAGAAAAGCATGAACCAAAGGAAGTCCCTATTGAGAAAGAAAAAAGAGAAGAAAAGAACATTTCTCAAGGTTCATAGTTACAGAATATAAGATATGAAAAAAACGCCTAGGATCAATTGATCCTAGGGGTTTTTATCTTGCTATGGAGAAAGAAGGTTTTACTTACAGTGAAGCAAGAGTAGCTTCTAATTCTTCTAATAATTGAACATATTTTTTTTCTGTTGTATCACTAGCCAGGCGCTCTTTAGCTGCTTCAAAATCAACATCTAATGTTTGAAGACTTTCCTGGGACAGCTGTGATTCAGCAAAGTTAAAAATAGCATTATCCTCTTTGTCGATGTGACGATAGAGAAGGTCGGTGTAACTGATGGCATTGGCAATAATGTCTACCTTAGCATCCTCATCTCCTGCTTCTGCAGCATGGAGTGCTTCCTCCAGGGTTTTGATATGTAGTCTACCAAGGTCATGCTCTGCCA
Encoded proteins:
- a CDS encoding hemerythrin domain-containing protein, with product MKAIQVLRDEHQYILRMLKVVRGFSIHTFKTQEVYYKGFHDAIDFIRNYADKFHHGKEEDILFLKMSSELGKAIEQGPIFGMLAEHDLGRLHIKTLEEALHAAEAGDEDAKVDIIANAISYTDLLYRHIDKEDNAIFNFAESQLSQESLQTLDVDFEAAKERLASDTTEKKYVQLLEELEATLASL
- a CDS encoding acyl-CoA dehydratase activase-related protein, which gives rise to MKNAVYLGLDVGSTTVKLVVLDKNYKLIYNRYERHFADIKRTIRQLINESDQFLRGKDVMVMTTGSGGLAVSKWIDIPFIQEVVASTHAIEILHPHADVIIELGGEDAKITYLQGQLEQRMNGTCAGGTGAFIDQMAALMQTDALGLNELAKTYGVLYPIASRCGVFAKTDVQPLLNEGAATEDIAASVLQAVVNQTIGGLACGRPIKGNIAFLGGPLYFLSELRVRFIETLKLSQEQVIFPKNAQLFVAIGAALNAKNEKGFSFENLKRRVNQADVPLIQEVGSLKPLFSDEEAYEGFTNRHKKHVVKRQELKSFKGKCFLGIDAGSTTTKLALIDESGTLLYSHYGSNEGSPLRSTTSALKKLYAELPEEAEIAKTTVTGYGEALIKSALSIDIGEIETIAHYKAADFFLPGVEFILDIGGQDMKCMRVKNGMIDSILLNEACSSGCGSFLETFASSMNLKIQEFAALAIKSQRPVDLGTRCTVFMNSRVKQAQKEGATIGDIAAGLSYSVIKNALFKVIKIRDTKELGEKIILQGGTFYNDSALRAFELITGCEVVRPDIAGIMGAFGAALIAQERYIQGKKSTILPMAQLKDFQMTSSTRRCDLCGNNCLLTMNQFSDGRRFISGNRCERGAGLEQKKETVPDLYDYKYKRVFGYVPLKDEEAPRGTVGIPRVLNLYENYPLWFTFFTALGFRVIVSPRSSKEIYEKGIETIPSESVCYPAKLVHGHIMSLVEKKINFIFYPCITHEPKEQQGADNHFNCPIVTSYPEAIKNNMEVVEENHITFMNPFLPLHNKVRLQERLFEELQKMGVNRDEINQALELAWKESDQVKNDIQAKGEEVLQYLKDTGRKGIVLAGRPYQIDPEIHHGISGLITSFDMAVLTEDSVAHLGHVERPLRIVDQWGYHSRLYAAASFVSTNSNLELIQLNSFGCGLDAVTTDQVQEILQQYGKIYTTLKIDEGNNLGAARIRIRSLKAAMEERERNHYKPVKIEKKNEKAIFTKAMKKEHTILVPQMSPIHFQFVEQAFKASGYKMEVLPSVDSQAVDEGLKYVNNDACYPSIIVIGQLIAALKSGKYDVNRTSVLISQTGGGCRATNYVGFLRKALEDSGYHHVPVISLNAIGIEKNPGFKITPILLHRGMKALVYGDLLMRVLYAIRPYETIPGSANLLYDKWVAICKKSVYEGNFKDFKENVKKIVADFDQLEIKNIEKPRIGLVGEILVKFHPTANNEIVKLIEEEGAEAVMPDLIDFFLYSAYNQDFKQRYLAGSKKAKFIASTAIKAIEYYRRVMKVALKSSQRFEAPKSIEELAEDASKILSLGNQTGEGWFLTAEMIELIETGVPNIVCMQPFACLPNHVTGKGMIKKLKSHYPHSNIVAIDYDPGASEVNQLNRIKLMLAVAFKNLQEKHEPKEVPIEKEKREEKNISQGS